One part of the Drosophila teissieri strain GT53w chromosome 3R, Prin_Dtei_1.1, whole genome shotgun sequence genome encodes these proteins:
- the LOC122621668 gene encoding carbonic anhydrase 15, whose translation MHFPAFDDFYQRLLFLLPFAANFRSTDFDYKSPERWPEKFPHCGGSEQSPIAISRRKVISLSLPPLEFAFYDEFFDELVTVRNSGHTVEFQVPTTIYGVRPYVTGGLLQDCYDAEAVHFHWGSPESKGSEHVLNGRRHDLEMHIVHRNTKYLNLQEAFRYSDGVTVLAVLFKVVRSGPIFYQPGLTEIFHSLLHLGNFNATYTVQERLTLGSLLGSLDRGNFYTYKGSLTTPPCSPVVQWHVFGEVLPISHQDLPKFWNLRDERGRPLLKNFRPLQAQENRAIFHRQHTVPLQQEHLQELIWL comes from the exons ATGCACTTTCCGGCTTTTGATGACTTCTATCAGCGacttctgtttctgctgccgTTCGCCGCAA ATTTCAGGTCGACTGACTTCGACTACAAGTCCCCGGAGAGGTGGCCGGAAAAATTCCCACATTGTGGTGGATCCGAACAGTCGCCCATTGCGATTAGTAGACGCAAGGTGATATCCCTTAGCTTGCCCCCTCTGGAGTTTGCGTTTTATGATGAGTTCTTCGATGAGCTGGTGACAGTTAGGAATAGTGGACACACAG TGGAATTTCAGGTTCCGACGACGATCTATGGCGTGAGACCCTACGTAACTGGAGGTCTCTTGCAGGACTGCTACGATGCGGAGGCCGTGCACTTCCATTGGGGATCGCCCGAGAGCAAGGGTTCGGAGCACGTGCTCAATGGACGCCGACATGATCTGGAAATGCACATTGTCCATCGGAACACTAAGTATCTAAACCTTCAGGAGGCTTTCAGGTACAGTGATGGCGTTACAGTACTGGCGGTGCTCTTCAAGGTTGTTCGG TCGGGGCCCATTTTTTATCAACCCGGACTCACTGAAATATTTCATTCCCTTCTCCATTTGGGCAACTTTAATGCCACCTACACTGTTCAGGAACGGCTCACCCTTGGCTCCTTGCTGGGAAGCCTTGACAGGGGCAACTTTTACACGTACAAGGGCTCCCTGACGACCCCACCATGCTCACcggtggttcagtggcatgTGTTCGGCGAGGTCCTTCCCATTTCGCACCAGGATCTGCCGAAGTTCTGGAACCTTCGAGATGAGCGCGGTCGGCCGTTGCTGAAGAACTTTCGGCCACTACAAGCGCAGGAGAATCGAGCGATCTTCCACCGTCAGCATACAGTgccgctgcagcaggagcacctGCAAGAACTGATATGGTTATAG